A region of Alosa alosa isolate M-15738 ecotype Scorff River chromosome 17, AALO_Geno_1.1, whole genome shotgun sequence DNA encodes the following proteins:
- the tmcc3 gene encoding transmembrane and coiled-coil domain protein 3 isoform X1 — MTGAIRETMPSVDFLGEKSSFEVERERNRSTCDRMADHSSEGSLLNVPALLRRGVSETDLDSDGPGKDSGRDLGRARGGLDCLQQKVLKVTEQLKIEQTARDENVAEYLKLVNSADKQQLGRIRQVFEKKNQKSAHSITQLQKKLEQYHKRMRENENGTKHSSSSSSSSAATTTNANTKDGNSKTASKDSLKDCVLLKDGAPREVKHPSLDKVKTAVGPGVSLTSPFFFSKPREFANLIRNKFGSADNIAHLKSSMETGGPGGSGVGGGSSSGGGGGFQVGEAGAASRTLSGSATITPKPKYPPSDDECSTGTTDSVDSTGAGGAGTGSQGTGDGGGGGGGGGGGGGGGGGGHGTQNDANNCRLVEALQEVREIRKTQLQLAEDMEGLKAQFKRDYGFITQTLQEERYRYERLEDQLNDLTELHQNETANLKQELASIEEKVAYQAYERARDIQEVLEACQTRVSKLELQQQQQQIIQLESADAKVLLGKCINIMLAIATVILVCVSTAAKFTAPLLRSRLHIFGTFLSVCLLAVIWKNWEHVQSAVERLILPS, encoded by the exons gcgGATCACTCCAGCGAGGGCAGCTTGCTCAATGTTCCGGCACTGCTGCGGAGAGGCGTGTCCGAGACGGACTTGGACAGCGACGGGCCGGGCAAGGACTCGGGCCGGGATTTGGGTCGCGCTCGCGGCGGACTGGACTGCTTGCAGCAGAAGGTCCTTAAAGTGACGGAGCAGCTGAAGATCGAACAGACGGCCAGAGACGAGAACGTGGCCGAGTACCTCAAACTGGTCAACAGCGCAGACAAGCAGCAGCTGGGACGCATACGACAG GTGTTTGAGAAGAAGAACCAGAAGTCAGCCCATAGCATCACGCAGCTGCAGAAGAAACTGGAGCAGTACCACAAGAGGATGCGCGAGAACGAGAACGGCACCAagcactcttcctcctcctcctcctcctccgccgccaccaccaccaacgcCAACACCAAAGATGGCAACAGCAAGACGGCCTCCAAGGACAGCCTGAAGGACTGCGTCCTCCTGAAGGACGGCGCCCCCCGAGAGGTCAAGCACCCGTCCCTGGACAAGGTGAAGACGGCGGTGGGGCCTGGGGTGAGCCTGACGTCCCCCTTCTTCTTCAGCAAGCCGCGGGAGTTCGCCAACCTCATCCGCAACAAGTTCGGCAGTGCGGACAACATCGCTCACCTCAAGAGCTCCATGGAGACTGGCGGGCCGGGGGGGTCGGGGGTCGGCgggggcagcagcagtggcggaGGCGGCGGCTTCCAGGTGGGGGAGGCGGGCGCGGCGAGCCGGACGCTAAGCGGGAGCGCCACCATCACGCCCAAGCCCAAGTACCCGCCCAGCGACGATGAGTGCTCCACGGGCACCACTGACTCGGTGGACAGCACGGGCGCAGGCGGAGCGGGCACAGGCTCGCAGGGCACGGGTgacggaggaggtggaggaggaggtggtggtggtggtggaggaggaggaggaggagggcacgGAACGCAGAATGACGCCAACAACTGCAGGCTGGTGGAGGCGCTGCAGGAGGTGCGGGAGATCCGCAAGACGCAGCTGCAGCTGGCCGAGGACATGGAGGGGCTGAAGGCGCAGTTCAAGAGAGACTACGGCTTCATCACGCAGACGCTGCAGGAGGAGAGATACAG gtATGAGCGGTTGGAGGACCAGTTGAATGACCTGACGGAGCTTCACCAGAATGAGACGGCCAACCTGAAACAGGAGCTGGCCAGCATAGAGGAAAAAGTGGCCTACCAAGCCTacgagagggccagagacatacag GAGGTTCTTGAGGCCTGTCAGACGCGCGTCTCTAAACTCGAGttacagcagcaacaacagcagatTATTCAGCTGGAAAGCGCAGATGCCAAG gTGCTGCTGGGGAAATGCATCAACATCATGCTGGCCATCGCCACGGTGATCCTCGTGTGCGTTTCCACGGCGGCCAAGTTCACCGCGCCGCTGCTGCGCAGTCGCCTGCACATTTTCGGAACgttcctgagtgtgtgtctgctcgcCGTCATCTGGAAAAACTGGGAGCACGTGCAGTCTGCTGTGGAGCGCCTGATACTGCCCAgctga
- the LOC125310400 gene encoding dihydrolipoyl dehydrogenase, mitochondrial-like yields the protein MQSLNILCRNAAKRGQVIPSKLQGVTTVCARTYADAPIDADVTVVGSGPGGYVAAIKAAQLGFKTVCVEKNATLGGTCLNVGCIPSKALLNNSHYYHMVHGKDFESRGIEVTGVKLNLEKMMAQKSGAVKALTGGIAHLFKQNKVTHVNGLGTITGPNEVTATGSDGSKHVINTKHILIATGSEVTPFPGIEVDEETVVSSTGALSLNKVPEELIVIGAGVIGVELGSVWQRLGSKVTAVEFLGHVGGMGIDMEISKGFQRILQKQGLKFKLGTKVMGATRRPDGKIDVAVEAAAGGKAETLSCDVLLVCIGRRPFTQNLGLEKVGIQLDNRGRIPVNNRFQTQVPSIYAIGDVIAGPMLAHKAEDEGIICVEGMAGSTPHIDYNCVPSVIYTHPEVAWVGKTEEQLKEEGVPFNVGKFPFAANSRAKTNADTDGLVKILGHKETDRILGAHIMGPGAGEMINEAALAMEYGASCEDVARVCHAHPTVSEAFREANLAASFGKAINF from the exons ATGCAGAGTTTGAATATTTTGTGTCGCAATGCGGCTAAG CGGGGTCAGGTGATCCCTTCCAAGCTTCAAGGAGTGACGACAGTGTGCGCAAGAACATATGCCGATGCTCCAA TTGACGCAGATGTCACTGTGGTGGGATCGGGCCCTGGGGGCTATGTGGCCGCCATCAAAGCAGCACAGCTGGGATTTAAG acagtgtgtgtggagaagaacGCCACCCTAGGAGGGACGTGTCTCAATGTGGGTTGCATCCCCTCGAAG GCTTTGCTGAATAACTCACACTATTATCACATGGTCCATGGAAAGGATTTTGAAAGCAGGGGAATAGAGg ttactGGAGTGAAGTTGAACCTGGAGAAGATGATGGCCCAGAAGTCTGGAGCAGTTAAAGCGTTAACAGGTGGCATCGCTCACCTCTTCAAACAGAACAAG GTGACCCATGTGAATGGCCTTGGAACAATAACAGGACCCAATGAAGTCACAGCAACAGGCAGTGACGGAAGCAAACACGTCATCAACACCAAACACATTCTTATCGCCACCGGGTCAGAGGTTACCCCATTCCCTGGGATAGag gttgACGAGGAGACTGTGGTGTCGTCAACAGGAGCGCTCTCTCTGAATAAGGTTCCAGAAGAGCTGATAGTAATCGGTGCAGGTGTCATTGGAGTGGAGCTG GGTTCGGTGTGGCAGCGCCTGGGCTCCAAGGTGACGGCGGTGGAGTTCCTGGGCCACGTGGGGGGGATGGGCATCGACATGGAGATCTCCAAGGGCTTCCAGCGCATCCTGCAGAAGCAGGGCCTCAAGTTCAAGCTGGGCACCAAAGTCATGGGTGCCACCAGACGCCCCGACGGCAAGATAGACGTGGC tgtggaggCTGCAGCTGGCGGTAAGGCAGAAACCCTGAGCTGTGACGTGCTGCTGGTGTGTATCGGCCGCCGGCCCTTCACACAGAACCTCGGCCTGGAGAAGGTGGGCATCCAGCTGGACAACAGGGGACGCATTCCCGTCAACAACCGCTTCCAGACCCAAGtacccag tATCTATGCGATAGGCGATGTGATCGCGGGCCCCATGTTGGCTCATAAGGCGGAAGATGAGGGCATCATCTGTGTGGAGGGCATGGCGGGCAGCACCCCCCACATCGACTACAACTGCGTGCCCTCCGTCATCTACACACACCCTGAGGTGGCATGGGTGGGCAAGACTGAGGAGCAGCTcaaagaggag GGAGTTCCTTTCAATGTGGGCAAGTTCCCATTTGCTGCAAACAGCCGGGCGAAGACCAATGCAGACACAGACGGCTTGGTCAAGATCCTCGGCCACAAGGAGACAGACCGCATCCTCGGAGCACACATCATGGGcccg ggtgcagGAGAGATGATCAACGAGGCAGCGTTGGCCATGGAGTACGGCGCCTCCTGTGAGGATGTGGCCAGAGTCTGCCACGCCCACCCG acggTGTCAGAGGCTTTCAGAGAGGCTAACCTTGCAGCTTCGTTTGGGAAGGCCATCAACTTCTAA
- the tmcc3 gene encoding transmembrane and coiled-coil domain protein 3 isoform X2, which produces MRRFTLATLFERRGSEADHSSEGSLLNVPALLRRGVSETDLDSDGPGKDSGRDLGRARGGLDCLQQKVLKVTEQLKIEQTARDENVAEYLKLVNSADKQQLGRIRQVFEKKNQKSAHSITQLQKKLEQYHKRMRENENGTKHSSSSSSSSAATTTNANTKDGNSKTASKDSLKDCVLLKDGAPREVKHPSLDKVKTAVGPGVSLTSPFFFSKPREFANLIRNKFGSADNIAHLKSSMETGGPGGSGVGGGSSSGGGGGFQVGEAGAASRTLSGSATITPKPKYPPSDDECSTGTTDSVDSTGAGGAGTGSQGTGDGGGGGGGGGGGGGGGGGGHGTQNDANNCRLVEALQEVREIRKTQLQLAEDMEGLKAQFKRDYGFITQTLQEERYRYERLEDQLNDLTELHQNETANLKQELASIEEKVAYQAYERARDIQEVLEACQTRVSKLELQQQQQQIIQLESADAKVLLGKCINIMLAIATVILVCVSTAAKFTAPLLRSRLHIFGTFLSVCLLAVIWKNWEHVQSAVERLILPS; this is translated from the exons gcgGATCACTCCAGCGAGGGCAGCTTGCTCAATGTTCCGGCACTGCTGCGGAGAGGCGTGTCCGAGACGGACTTGGACAGCGACGGGCCGGGCAAGGACTCGGGCCGGGATTTGGGTCGCGCTCGCGGCGGACTGGACTGCTTGCAGCAGAAGGTCCTTAAAGTGACGGAGCAGCTGAAGATCGAACAGACGGCCAGAGACGAGAACGTGGCCGAGTACCTCAAACTGGTCAACAGCGCAGACAAGCAGCAGCTGGGACGCATACGACAG GTGTTTGAGAAGAAGAACCAGAAGTCAGCCCATAGCATCACGCAGCTGCAGAAGAAACTGGAGCAGTACCACAAGAGGATGCGCGAGAACGAGAACGGCACCAagcactcttcctcctcctcctcctcctccgccgccaccaccaccaacgcCAACACCAAAGATGGCAACAGCAAGACGGCCTCCAAGGACAGCCTGAAGGACTGCGTCCTCCTGAAGGACGGCGCCCCCCGAGAGGTCAAGCACCCGTCCCTGGACAAGGTGAAGACGGCGGTGGGGCCTGGGGTGAGCCTGACGTCCCCCTTCTTCTTCAGCAAGCCGCGGGAGTTCGCCAACCTCATCCGCAACAAGTTCGGCAGTGCGGACAACATCGCTCACCTCAAGAGCTCCATGGAGACTGGCGGGCCGGGGGGGTCGGGGGTCGGCgggggcagcagcagtggcggaGGCGGCGGCTTCCAGGTGGGGGAGGCGGGCGCGGCGAGCCGGACGCTAAGCGGGAGCGCCACCATCACGCCCAAGCCCAAGTACCCGCCCAGCGACGATGAGTGCTCCACGGGCACCACTGACTCGGTGGACAGCACGGGCGCAGGCGGAGCGGGCACAGGCTCGCAGGGCACGGGTgacggaggaggtggaggaggaggtggtggtggtggtggaggaggaggaggaggagggcacgGAACGCAGAATGACGCCAACAACTGCAGGCTGGTGGAGGCGCTGCAGGAGGTGCGGGAGATCCGCAAGACGCAGCTGCAGCTGGCCGAGGACATGGAGGGGCTGAAGGCGCAGTTCAAGAGAGACTACGGCTTCATCACGCAGACGCTGCAGGAGGAGAGATACAG gtATGAGCGGTTGGAGGACCAGTTGAATGACCTGACGGAGCTTCACCAGAATGAGACGGCCAACCTGAAACAGGAGCTGGCCAGCATAGAGGAAAAAGTGGCCTACCAAGCCTacgagagggccagagacatacag GAGGTTCTTGAGGCCTGTCAGACGCGCGTCTCTAAACTCGAGttacagcagcaacaacagcagatTATTCAGCTGGAAAGCGCAGATGCCAAG gTGCTGCTGGGGAAATGCATCAACATCATGCTGGCCATCGCCACGGTGATCCTCGTGTGCGTTTCCACGGCGGCCAAGTTCACCGCGCCGCTGCTGCGCAGTCGCCTGCACATTTTCGGAACgttcctgagtgtgtgtctgctcgcCGTCATCTGGAAAAACTGGGAGCACGTGCAGTCTGCTGTGGAGCGCCTGATACTGCCCAgctga